CCTTTCGAGCTCTGCAATGGTTCTGTCGATTTCGGGATTGCTCACCCCTATCGCCCTCAGAAGCGACTGGTTTATGGCTATGAGCTCCTCAAGTCTTTCAGCGCTGCCAACATCGCTCGCCTCAAGGGAGATTGCGTCGATAGCGTCAAATATTTTATCCACAACCTCAGGATGCCTCTCTCTCAGCTCAGCAACTTTTGCGACCATCTCAGCCGTTGACCTGCTGCCAAAGTTGATAACGAAGAACTTGAACGGCATCTCGACCTTTCTACGCTCAGGGAAAAGCCACGAACCTCCAAAGGTGGATATGAACGGGTCTATTCCGCTCGCCCTTCCCTGAACGTCAATCTCAACCTGCTTCGCCATCTGGAAGATGGCCTCTTTATCCATATCCCCATCGAACTCTGCATTCAGAGCAGCTATTGTGGCAACAATCACCGCCGCAGAGCTGCCCAGCCCAGAGCCAATCGGTATTTCGCTCTCAATCTCAATTTCAGCACCCGGAATATTTCTAAGCTCCCCAAACCTCTTAACAGCCTGCACGACGTAGGGATGCCTTTGATAGTCCAGCCCGCTCTCTCCTAACGAAGACCTAATCAGAAACCTGTCAGATTTTCTCACCGACACTCTGCATCTAAGGTTAATCGCTGACACCACCGCATGCCTACCGTAAACCACCGCATGCTCGCCGAACAGAATTATCTTTCCGGGTGCTGATGCAATCATCGATTAGACTACGGGAAAAACTTAAAGAATTTTGTGCAAACATTCTCTCATGAAGATCGTTTTTCACCCGAAGTTCTACACCGTCTACACCTCCGACCCCGCAGCGGAGGCTGGGAGGATGGAGGCTATTATGGAGGAGCTGAGGGATTACGAGGTCGTTGAGCCGGAACCGGCAAAGATAGAGGACATACTCTCGTTCACACGAGGGAGCACTACATGTACGTCAAAAGCGAGCCTGAGATTTATGAAGTTGCGGTTCTCGCCGTTGGCGGAGCGATTCTTGCGTCGGAAATAGCCTTTAACGAGCCTGCCTTTGGAGCCATACGCCCTCCAGGGCATCACGCAAGCCCGGACAGCAGCTGGGGATTCTGCTACTTCAACAACATAGCCATTGCGGTCAAGAAGCTGCTGGTGGAGGGGAGGATTAAGAAGGCCGTAATCGTGGACTTCGACTTGCACTTTGGAGACGGAACTGCAAACGCCTTTGCAGGTGTGGAGGAGGTCAAGTACCACCACATGAAGGGTGCGGACATAGCCGGCATAGAGCAGTTCCTGAAGGAGAACGAATACGACATAGTTGCCGTCTCAGCGGGCTTCGACCGACACAAGGATGATTGGGGAGGAATTCTTGAAACTGAAGATTACAGAGAGATTGGCAGAATAATCAAGGAGTATGCTGAAGAAAAGTGCGAGGGCAGGAGGTTTGCCGTGCTTGAGGGCGGCTACAACCACTCGGTGCTGGGGAAGAACGTAAGGGCTTTTGTCGAGGGGATGGAGTAAGTAATCCGCTCTTCTTGACAATCGACCATCAAAAACTGAGAGCCGCGGAACCATTGAATATATGAGGATTTGTAATTGTAACAAAGAGAGCTTGCAATATCTGATATATGTGCACTAACCTACAAATTTTCCAAATTGTAAAACCAACCTCAAGCTTACGAGGGTTTTCAGATATTTTTATCGACTTAAGGGTATGGATTATTTCATGCCGATCGTCATCCACTTTTTATCAATCGATGGGACGAGTGGGGATAGATATTTTACATTGAACACAAGGGATGAGGAGAATTTTGAGTATTGGTAATGTTCTCCGAAAGTGATTAATAGTGAAACAACTTGATACTAATCGTGGACACAAGGTTAATAGCCATAGCTACCTTTGTAGTTACTTTTGGCATTTTAATTGTTTTGAAGAGACTAAATTACATCGAATCTTGGGATACCTTCTCTATATTGTCTATATTAGCTGCAGTTTTGACAATAGCAGCTTATTTTTTTACATTAGTACTTTTTCCTCAGGATTATGACCAACTCAAGAAAGAGATCTTGGATGAGATAAACGAGAGCCTTAAAAATTATGAAATTTATTTCAAATGCAAGGATTTCAAGAAACCGATCGTAAAAGATGGAGCTGTTAGAATAGATAAGTGTGTCGTTATGGCCACAAAACTAAACTTAACAGATCATGGATATATAGTGGACTTGAAATTTAGGTCTAATTGGATGGATTCCAAAGGGACACACGCAATTTTGTTTATAGATGGGGATGATGCACAGATAAATCTATTCGAACGCGAAGGAGAGATTTTTTATATTATAAAGTCAAAAAACAAAATCTCTGGAGTTTACATTCAGTTGAAATCCGTAAAATGGTTTGATGAGGCATTTAGCGATAACTGGAACAACATAAAAATTATGTGGGACACGAGTAAAGATGAAATTTGGCTGGAGATAAACGGTATAAGAGTTTCCAAAAAATTAAATTTTGACTTTAATTTAAATGATTCTGTAATATACCTTGGCTCGAATCCACTTGAAGACACTTATGCAGAAGGATATTTTGACAGAATTATGGTTTATAAATCTGCTGATACGGCTGATTTTGGAACTCCAACCGTAAGGAGGTTCGAATAACATCTCTATAGGTCGTGTTGGAGGGGGTATGTTCATTTCTGAACTCATTCCCACCACAATAACATCTCACTAGCACCCTAATATCCTTCGTTAGTTTTCCAAAAGTCTTAGGCATTTTACATGGTGGTAGTTGGGTAGAGTATAGGTTTTGCGTCAAAATATCAAACCCTTTTTATGCGTTCCACCGCCTCACAATCCCCCAGCAATATTTTGAACTCCTGCTCACTTCCGCACTCGTCCCTTATCCCCTTCAAAAACAGCTCCTCGTATTTTTCCCTTTCCACACCGAAGTAGTCCCTCTCGCTTGTTCCCCTGAAGTAAAGCCGGTTTACAGGACTTTTAGGGTCTTTGAGAACGTCAGGTGGGCAGAAGGGCGCACCATAGTAATGCTGCAGAAAGCTCTCGTTGCTCGGCTTCTTCTCAAACCTCGTGACGTCGAGCAAGACTATTTTTCCGTCGCAGTACATAGCCTCGTAATCCTCCCAGGGGGAGTAAACGAATCCCTCCTTCCAGAGCCTGTAGAGGAGTCTCGCCGTCAGGTAGATGGACTCCTCGATTATTCTCCGGCTTTTCTCATCGCTCCTCATTACGTCTCCGTCCCTCAGCTCGGAAAGCGGAAGACCGTTAATCCACTCCTGCAGCATGAACTCGTCCGTGTACGCAACGGGAACCGCAATGTTCTCCCTGAATTTCTCAAAAAGTCCCCTCAGTGGGTCAAGGATGTCCCTAAAGCTTTTCACCGGAGAGTTTGGTGAAAGAACATTAAGAACGAAGGTTTTTTCTCCGGCGTCAACTCTGAAAACGTAGTACCTAACCCAGGCTGAAAGCATAGAAACCCTGAACTCGTCGGAGAGACCTTCAAGGCCGAGCTCCACTACAGCCTGCGAAATCTTCTCCTCGACCCTCCTTTTCCGCTCCTCGGGTGTGGAGCCAAAAAGCGATTTTTTGAGCAGCGCTACCGTAACTCCCCAGCAAACGACGTGGTCGGCAGTAACGCTGTCATCAATCCTCAAGCGGAAACTCATAGCTCTCCATGTTTATCTGCCTAACCCTCCTAACGATTCCTTTAGTCCCGCAATCCTTGCAGACGACAATGTAAACTTCAGCATCAAACTCAGCATTCCTCCTCTTGAATTTCCCTTTTTTCTCCTCAAGAACCTCAACTTCGTGGAGCTTTCCGTCATCGCAGATGGGGCACTCTATTTCCATGAAAGCCACTCCCGTATTCAACTTAAAACACTTTTGAAATTGATGGCTTTTTACGGTCGTTGGGGAGCAGCAGCGTCAGGATGAAGGCAACCGTAATTGGAATGGTTAGGTAGGTGAAGTAAAGCTCTGCACTGCTGATGAAGTACATGGCTCCCAGCGTAAGGGCCACTGAAATCGCTCTGCTGGTCAATCCAACAAACCCGGTGGCGCTGCCGTGAACCTCTCTATCGCAGAACTTTCCTATCCAGTCCATTATTATCGCGTAGGCGGGGAGCATCAGCAGCCCGCTTATGCCGAGAAAGGCGAAGAGCAGCGTGGTGTTTAAGGAAAATGCCAGAATGACGAAGAAGGCAGCAATCAGCGGAGTTATAGATCTCATGTAGATTGTCCTTAAATTCGCTCTTGCCACTCTGTCTGGAATAACCGCGACACCAATCAACCCGAGAACTATCGCCAGAGCAACGGCGTCTCCAGCAACCTTTTCCAGCCCAGCACTTCTTAAAGCAGGTTGCAGCCATGTTGCGAGGTTGTCGAAGGTAGCTACGCCGAATCCAAGAATGGCTCCGATAATCCAGAGGTCTTTTCTTTTCAAAACCGCTCCGAACTGTTTAACGGCAAAGCTTTCGGCTTTGGTAAACCTCACCGCCCGCACTGCTATTAGCACTAAGACTATTCCCGCGGTTGCAACCACGGCAGAAGGAAGTATGAGCAAAGTTAGCCCTCCAGCGGTGTAGAGCTTGAGCCCCGCAGCGAGGGCGAAGACAGTTCCGAGATACATGGAGAGGCTAAGAACTGAGATTACGAGCGTCCTCCTTTCCTCGTAAAGCTGCGATGCATAGGGAACGAAGGCGTTAAGCAGGAAAGGCTGCCCCAGAGCACCTGAAAGCTGGCATACAAGGAGCCAGTAGTAGTTGAAGCTCACAAGCCTTCCTGCTGCAGCGAAGAAGGTCGCTACGCTGCCGAACAGAAACCACCTTTTGAAGTCCCTGTCGAGAAGCAACCCGCTCGGTATGGTGAGGATAAGGAAAAAGATTGGGTAAGTTACGGCCAGCAGGCCGAGAAGCTCGACCGAGACGTTTATTTCTTCAGAAACGAGAGTGAGGACCGGAGAGAATGTAACCCAGACTGCCTGCGAGGCAAAAACTATGAGGATAAAGCCCGCTGTTAGCAGCGCCCTCATCTGAACCACTCTACAACGATGTTCTTTATCAGTTCAACCGCCACCTTTTCTGGAATGGATTCGAGCAGCATTGGTATAACGCTGGAGTCTATTCTACCCTCCTCTATGCCCTTTATGATTTCGGCAAACTCCCCCCTTTCAGCCATTGCGTAAATCTGCTTAGTGTCAACTCCGGCTCCATCTCCAGAGCCTTCGCAGCATCTTCAACGAACTTCTCCGCAACACCGTCGTGAACCGGGCTCAGCGTGAGGTGAATGTTGTCAGGGATGTCGTACTCTTTCAGCCCCTTTTGAAGGTGAAGCTGCCAGCCAAGCTTTTTCATGTTGTTTACGAAGCCCATCAGGTCAACATCCGGATTTGTCATCGCCAGAACGCTGCTCTCAACCTCTCCGACGCTCTCGAAACCTAGACTCTTCAACCCCCTGTAAATTTTGTCTCTCGCCGATAGAATTTTCGAGGCAAGCTCCTTGTAGCCCTCGACGCCCAGGTACTTAATCACCGCAAAGGCTGCTGCTAAAGGCCCCTCAGGTCTTGAAGACAGCACGGCTTGATTGACAAAAACGTAGCCCGGAGAGGTTACATCAACGAACATGGAGCATTTTTTCAGTTCAGCATCTCTGAAAAGCACCACAGAAGCTCCCTTTGGGGCGTAGCCGTACTTGTGCGCGTCGAGAGAGATTGAGGTAACCCCCTCAACCCTGAAATCGAACTTCGGTATTTTCTCTCCCAGCATCTCGAAGAAGGGCAGAATGAAGCCCCCGAGGCATGCATCGACGTGAAGGAGGACGTTTCTCTCTGCAGCAATTTCTGCAATCTCCTCTACTGGGTCAATGGTTCCGAAAGGCCAGTTGGGTGCGGACAAGGCAATTAGTGCCGTTTTACCGCTGACGGCCTCAGCAAAGGCATCAACATCACCCTTTGCATCCTTTACCGGCAGTCTGACAACTTTAAGGCCAAGATAGTCAGCGGCTTTCAGAAAAGCTGGGTGAATCGAGATTGGTGCAAGTATTTCAGGAACCTCCGCCGTTCCCTCTTTCTTCCTGTAGTAATCTCTGGCAGCCTTCACGGCGAGCATTATGCTTTCCGTCCCGCCAAAGGTGAAGGAGCCAACAGCAGCGTCGCCGTGCATCAGGTTTCTGGCGAACCCGACCACTTCCTTCTCAAAGAATACCGCGCTTCTGAAAACGGTAAAGTCAAGCAGGTTTTTCTCAGCAAAGCGCACCAGAGCTTTTTCAGCGACCTTCCTTATGTTCTCATCTCCGGTCTCGTAAACGTAGGCGAAAAGCCTTCCGGTTCGAGGGTTGAGGTCTTCCGATTCGGCCTTTTCAAGAAGGGAGAGCACATCATCTATCGTCATCTTTTAAATTGATTTTAATTAAAAAATAAAGGTTTCGATTTTGCTAGCTTTCCGGCACTTCTGTCAGATACCTCTTGAAGAGGGCGTAGAATGCTGCTGTTAAGAAAACGGCGAGGCTTACGAGCAGGAAGGCCATGATTACGTAAACTGCAACCATTGGAACCTCTATGTAGAGATTGGAGAAGGCGGCAATGGGAATCCCTTCGCTGCCTGTAACCACCATGTACGGATACCTTGCTCCGCTGTTCATCAGCTCTCCGAAAAAGACCGCTGATAAGGCAAGAATCAGCGAGTATTTTGTGTAAGAAGCGCTCTCCCTTATGTAGCCCAGAATGCCGAGAACGAGGAGGGCTGTAACCACTGCTATTTTGGCGGCGAAAGCGGGGGCGAAGGAGCCAAAGGTAACGCTTGAGAACATGTAAGGAGAGTAGTCGTGGAGTGAAGCCCAGAAGATAACACCCATCGGAATCTGGATCAGAAGGAAACCCAGACCGTAGAGATATCCCACTCTTATCCCATCAGAGTCTCCTTCGAGGGACATCAGGTATGCAACAACAAATCCTCCTACTGACATCACAGCAAAGAGCGTGTGGAGGTAAAGCAGCCAGAAGAAGGGGTTTGCATAAGCTGCAAGTGGAGAAACGGCTGAGGTTGTGAGGTATTCAGCAACAGCAGTGGGTGCGGTGATTTCAGAGAAAATGGCCCTGAATCCCAAGGGAATGGTGAAGCCTGACACCGCCATCACAATTCCAATGAAGCTGTGGTATCTGGGATGTATCTTGCCCCAAGTGTACCAGAAAATGCCTATGCTCGGAATTCTGACCATGATTGATATCAGGGCGATGAGCAGCGGAACAAAAAGGACGTTGGTTGCAAGCGCTGTTAAAGTAGGGAAGAATCCTGCGAGAAAGACCGTGATTATCGTCCCCCAAACTCCTGAGAAGAGCTCCAAAACCACCATAACCTTAAAGACCTTCCTTGAGAACATTTCGAGGTAACTGTCGTTGCTGAGATAGGCTTTAAGGCGAGAGTAGGCAGCAATCCAGCCAACGCCGATTGTGATGGATACGAAGATTATGTGGAGCAGCACAGCAAAACCGAGCCCGAAAAAGCCCACCTCACTCATTCTCATCACCTCTGAAGAGGTACCTGTATCCTCTCGTTGCAACGAAATACATCGAGACCATACCAAAGGCAGCAATGGCAGCTATTATTACGCCCATGAACACCGCAAACTCAAAGCTTCTCCCGTAGCCCACCACCGTTACAAGCTCCTCAGGATATAGAATTCCGTAAACGGTCCACGGCTTCCTTCCCACTTCCCTGACGTACCAGCCCAACACTGATGGAACCGCAGCCCCGAGGAAAACTCCAATGGGTAGAATCAACATAGCTCTTCTGCCAAGAATTCTGTCCACCAGCGAAGAGAGCAGCGGAAGCTTCCTGAAGTGGGCGAAGAGGGCTATGGCCGACACAAAGCCGATAACGCCGAAGGCTATCTTGGTGTAGTAGGCAGCGTGAACCACAGCAATTCTGCTCTCAGCCTTCTTTAAGTCGGCAAGGCATATCTGCCTCAGCTCCGTATTCCAGGCATTCTGAATCTCTTCCGAGCCAACCTTTACCCCAACCTGCTTGGCTGTTGCGATAGCAGCATCCATGGTTATCCCAAGCTGTCCAGCCAAATCTCCAAGCTCTGCATCACCTAGGGAGTTGCACTGCCTCTCAAACTCATCAAAGCCAACAATCGGCCTTGATGGGTCGCCGTAGGCAACAAGGGCAATCATTGGATTGTAGAAGGTTTCCTTAGCATTTTCCATCATGGCAAACTTTGTTGGGTTCATCTCCACAACTCCGTCTCCCATGAAGTGGCCCAGAATTGTCGGCTGGATGAGGAAAAGCACGAGAATTACAAGTGAAGCAACTTTTGCCGCTTTCAAATTCCTTTTCTCACCGCCTGTGTAATATCTGAGGGAGAAGGCAAGCAGGGCTATGGAAACTCCAACGGAGAAGGCTGCAAAGAGCGCATGAAGGGCGGAGATAGCTGCGAATGGGTTAAAGATTGCAACGTACGGGTCTGTTAGAATTACTCCGACCTTCCCTGCCACCTCTGGATTCTGGATTATTGCCTGAATGGGCATTCCCGAAGCGATGGCCAGAATTTTCAGAATTACAAGCTTCTGGGCATCTGCAGCAAGCCCGCCAAATTCAGGCATGAAGGGATAAATTGACTTGGCAATGGGTCCAGTTCCCCAAGGAGCTACAAGCCACGAGTTCACGCTCATTATCAGAACGCCTGAAAGGGCTGCAAAAATCCAGTAAACGGCGAGAATGGCAATGCTGTAGGAAGTTCTTATGCGGCCAAGAGTCACTATGAAGAGAACAAGGGTGGCGATTTCGTTGGCAAAGGCGAGGAGCTCAAGGGCGAGGGGGGCAAAGGCAAAGCTCGCTATGGCGAGAATCGTCCCGGGCCACGCCTGAACCAGACCGAACTCCACAAGAGTTCCCGTCACAGCACCAAGGGCGAAGTTTATGGCAAGAACCGCAGTCATAATCTTTGCAGTTTTGAAGTAGTCCTCGTCGCCAGATTTGCTGTATTTCAAGAGCAGACCAATTATCACCAGCGGAAAGCCGAGTGTTATGCTCAGGAACACTGCGTGGATGTAAATACCAAGGGCAGACAGTCCCAGCAACCAGCTTGCATCTATGATGGTCTCACCTCCCGACACTTAACTATAATCTACATAAAATTTAATCTTTTCGTTCGATTATCGAAAGCAAATTTTTTAAACGATTTATTGTTAGTAGAACCATGGAAGAGAAAAAGAAAAAGGAGTACTACGAGGGGGAGGAGGTTAAGGCCGAGAAGAAGAAGCTCTACTACTACGGCGAGGAGACGAAAGCAGAAAAGAAGGAATAGAGTGGTTGCGTGGATCGAAAGCAGGAAGCTCTTCAATGCTTAGAGGGGAGCAAATCCTTGAAACGAGCCCGTTGAGGGAATAAGGTAGCCTTATCAACCTCATTTCTCCGTTGGTTACCCACTCGTCAATGGCGTAGTGTGAATAGGCTTTGGCCAGCTCCACCCGCTCCTCTCTGCTCATCTTTAACGCTTTTCTGTCGAAAACATGGATGTGGAATCCCCTGCCTGAGAAAACCACTCTCAACTTTTTGTATTCAGCCCTGAGCTCGTCGTAAAGGCTTAAGGTAAGCTTTCTCACTTTTTTGAACTCAAGCATGCAGAAGCTCAGCCCCTCCCCCCTCTTCATCTTGTCCTCTATGCTTCCGTGGTAGGGGCAGGAAACGTTCTCAGGGTCGATGTCGAATGCAAGCTCCTGTCCCAGAAAGTTCTCACAACCCCAGCAGTTTTTGTAGTCGCATCCTCTCTCAACGCACAGCTTAATGTCTGAGTAGACGTTGCGGTCGTAGTAAACCCCCTCAGGCAGATACTGCAGAATGTAGTCGAGGACATCCGCCAAACCTTTGTGCTCGTCGATGATTACAGCCTTTCTCTTTATGTCCTCATATTCCGGGAGGTAAATGTCGGAGTGCCTTCCGATGATTACCGCAAAGGCGGTGTTGCCTATATCCCTCCAGCCAAGCCATTTCTCAACCCTATCGAGGCTGAACTCGTAGCGGTAGAAGCTCTCCCTCTCTCTTAAGGTTGATGGGCGCATCCCCTTTGGAAAGCGGTATTTCACGATTAAAGTTGGTTGAAATAATATAACACCTTCGCTAGTTCGTGTAACTTCTGAGTGCAACAATCCTCCTCAAAGCCTCAAAGTTTCCGAGTAAGGCAATGATAACGAGTGCCAAGGAAGGAAGGTTAACAACCGAGCATGCGAAGATTATGAGGAGGCGAAAGTCCCTCGTAATTGGTATTGCAAAGCCTTCCGGGCTGTAGGTTCTCATGTAGGCGGCAACAAACTTGTCTCCCGTGTAAGCAATCATGAGTGAGGCGAAGGCAGCGAGAAAGCCGATTATCCAGTAAACGGGATTGGATGCTGAGAGGACGTAGGTTATGGAGAAAACGATAATGAAATCAGAATACCTGTCGAGAACGCCATCAAGCCAAGCACCATACTTGGACTCCATGAACTTGAGCCTTGCAATCTCCCCGTCGCAGCCGTCAATAATGCTGTGTAGCTGGATAATTACTCCAGCCAGAAGAGTTGTGAGATAGCTATTGAGGAGAAAGAGTGCTGAGCCTACTAAGGAAAGGAAAAAGGAGAACACCGTTATCTGGTTGGGAGTGACGCTGGTGTCGGCGAGAAGCCTTGAAATCCTTAGGGAGACTTTCCTGTTGATTTCTCTTGCAATCCACCCGTCGTAGTAAGCTGGCTTCAATCCCGTTCTTTTAGCCTTGATGAGGGAGCTCAGAAGGAGCTTTTCTGCTGTCTTGAGGTTGTCGTTGGAGAGTTTGATAGCCCATATCTCGTAACTTTCCAGATTGTTCAGAGAAAGGTATTTTTCTATGGACGATTGCAGGTTACCATCAAATACAGTCCTGAAATCCCCTCCAAAAAAGTATCCTACTGTAAAACCATCGGAAACAAGTATTTTCCTGCCTTCCAGCAGCAAGTCTCTCTCAAGGATGAGAACTGGCTCAAGAATAATTAAATAATCCTCAGCCTCTTCCAGTGAGAGTTCGTCGAAAAATCTCACATCAAAGCCTGCCCTCTGGAGAGTCTTTTCTATCCTCTCTCTGAGCGTTAATCCAAGCAGCTTTTCCCCGTAAATCTCATGGTTTTTAACGTACGCTAACCTCATAATCCGTTAAAGATAGGATACTTTTGCCTCCTAATTCCAATTAGCCCGTGAGCCAGAACTGGCAAAGCGATGGTAGCATCGCAGTTTACCTGCACCTTCTTGGCCTTGCCGCTTATCTTGCCCCAGCTGACCCCCTCCTCAAAGGTGCAGCCGCTCAGCCCTCCAAACTGCGGGACGTCTGTTGTTATCTGAATGGCATATTCGTGGCCTCTGACGTCGTAGCCTTTAAGCCTCGCCACAACCTCGGTCTGCTGGATGAAGTTCTTCGGCACTCCTCCACCAACATAAATGACCCCTGTTTTTTCTGAATTCACCACTATCTCAGTGAGCTCTTCAACGTCCCTAATTGTGTCTATAACCACCTCTCTTTTGGCTAAGGCGGCAGCTATGCCGATGGAGCTGTCAGCTATTGCCGGACTGAATATCGG
The nucleotide sequence above comes from Archaeoglobus fulgidus DSM 4304. Encoded proteins:
- a CDS encoding cytochrome ubiquinol oxidase subunit I, with protein sequence MSGGETIIDASWLLGLSALGIYIHAVFLSITLGFPLVIIGLLLKYSKSGDEDYFKTAKIMTAVLAINFALGAVTGTLVEFGLVQAWPGTILAIASFAFAPLALELLAFANEIATLVLFIVTLGRIRTSYSIAILAVYWIFAALSGVLIMSVNSWLVAPWGTGPIAKSIYPFMPEFGGLAADAQKLVILKILAIASGMPIQAIIQNPEVAGKVGVILTDPYVAIFNPFAAISALHALFAAFSVGVSIALLAFSLRYYTGGEKRNLKAAKVASLVILVLFLIQPTILGHFMGDGVVEMNPTKFAMMENAKETFYNPMIALVAYGDPSRPIVGFDEFERQCNSLGDAELGDLAGQLGITMDAAIATAKQVGVKVGSEEIQNAWNTELRQICLADLKKAESRIAVVHAAYYTKIAFGVIGFVSAIALFAHFRKLPLLSSLVDRILGRRAMLILPIGVFLGAAVPSVLGWYVREVGRKPWTVYGILYPEELVTVVGYGRSFEFAVFMGVIIAAIAAFGMVSMYFVATRGYRYLFRGDENE
- a CDS encoding aminotransferase class V-fold PLP-dependent enzyme codes for the protein MTIDDVLSLLEKAESEDLNPRTGRLFAYVYETGDENIRKVAEKALVRFAEKNLLDFTVFRSAVFFEKEVVGFARNLMHGDAAVGSFTFGGTESIMLAVKAARDYYRKKEGTAEVPEILAPISIHPAFLKAADYLGLKVVRLPVKDAKGDVDAFAEAVSGKTALIALSAPNWPFGTIDPVEEIAEIAAERNVLLHVDACLGGFILPFFEMLGEKIPKFDFRVEGVTSISLDAHKYGYAPKGASVVLFRDAELKKCSMFVDVTSPGYVFVNQAVLSSRPEGPLAAAFAVIKYLGVEGYKELASKILSARDKIYRGLKSLGFESVGEVESSVLAMTNPDVDLMGFVNNMKKLGWQLHLQKGLKEYDIPDNIHLTLSPVHDGVAEKFVEDAAKALEMEPELTLSRFTQWLKGGSLPKS
- the mvk gene encoding mevalonate kinase, coding for MIASAPGKIILFGEHAVVYGRHAVVSAINLRCRVSVRKSDRFLIRSSLGESGLDYQRHPYVVQAVKRFGELRNIPGAEIEIESEIPIGSGLGSSAAVIVATIAALNAEFDGDMDKEAIFQMAKQVEIDVQGRASGIDPFISTFGGSWLFPERRKVEMPFKFFVINFGSRSTAEMVAKVAELRERHPEVVDKIFDAIDAISLEASDVGSAERLEELIAINQSLLRAIGVSNPEIDRTIAELERMGLNAKITGAGGGGCIFGLFKGEKPKGSFIVEPEKEGVRIEE
- a CDS encoding histone deacetylase family protein, giving the protein MYVKSEPEIYEVAVLAVGGAILASEIAFNEPAFGAIRPPGHHASPDSSWGFCYFNNIAIAVKKLLVEGRIKKAVIVDFDLHFGDGTANAFAGVEEVKYHHMKGADIAGIEQFLKENEYDIVAVSAGFDRHKDDWGGILETEDYREIGRIIKEYAEEKCEGRRFAVLEGGYNHSVLGKNVRAFVEGME
- a CDS encoding DNA primase small subunit domain-containing protein, with protein sequence MKYRFPKGMRPSTLRERESFYRYEFSLDRVEKWLGWRDIGNTAFAVIIGRHSDIYLPEYEDIKRKAVIIDEHKGLADVLDYILQYLPEGVYYDRNVYSDIKLCVERGCDYKNCWGCENFLGQELAFDIDPENVSCPYHGSIEDKMKRGEGLSFCMLEFKKVRKLTLSLYDELRAEYKKLRVVFSGRGFHIHVFDRKALKMSREERVELAKAYSHYAIDEWVTNGEMRLIRLPYSLNGLVSRICSPLSIEELPAFDPRNHSIPSFLLSSPRRSSRASSSRP
- a CDS encoding CDP-alcohol phosphatidyltransferase family protein — protein: MRLAYVKNHEIYGEKLLGLTLRERIEKTLQRAGFDVRFFDELSLEEAEDYLIILEPVLILERDLLLEGRKILVSDGFTVGYFFGGDFRTVFDGNLQSSIEKYLSLNNLESYEIWAIKLSNDNLKTAEKLLLSSLIKAKRTGLKPAYYDGWIAREINRKVSLRISRLLADTSVTPNQITVFSFFLSLVGSALFLLNSYLTTLLAGVIIQLHSIIDGCDGEIARLKFMESKYGAWLDGVLDRYSDFIIVFSITYVLSASNPVYWIIGFLAAFASLMIAYTGDKFVAAYMRTYSPEGFAIPITRDFRLLIIFACSVVNLPSLALVIIALLGNFEALRRIVALRSYTN
- a CDS encoding MFS transporter — protein: MRALLTAGFILIVFASQAVWVTFSPVLTLVSEEINVSVELLGLLAVTYPIFFLILTIPSGLLLDRDFKRWFLFGSVATFFAAAGRLVSFNYYWLLVCQLSGALGQPFLLNAFVPYASQLYEERRTLVISVLSLSMYLGTVFALAAGLKLYTAGGLTLLILPSAVVATAGIVLVLIAVRAVRFTKAESFAVKQFGAVLKRKDLWIIGAILGFGVATFDNLATWLQPALRSAGLEKVAGDAVALAIVLGLIGVAVIPDRVARANLRTIYMRSITPLIAAFFVILAFSLNTTLLFAFLGISGLLMLPAYAIIMDWIGKFCDREVHGSATGFVGLTSRAISVALTLGAMYFISSAELYFTYLTIPITVAFILTLLLPNDRKKPSISKVF
- a CDS encoding cytochrome ubiquinol oxidase subunit I, with protein sequence MSEVGFFGLGFAVLLHIIFVSITIGVGWIAAYSRLKAYLSNDSYLEMFSRKVFKVMVVLELFSGVWGTIITVFLAGFFPTLTALATNVLFVPLLIALISIMVRIPSIGIFWYTWGKIHPRYHSFIGIVMAVSGFTIPLGFRAIFSEITAPTAVAEYLTTSAVSPLAAYANPFFWLLYLHTLFAVMSVGGFVVAYLMSLEGDSDGIRVGYLYGLGFLLIQIPMGVIFWASLHDYSPYMFSSVTFGSFAPAFAAKIAVVTALLVLGILGYIRESASYTKYSLILALSAVFFGELMNSGARYPYMVVTGSEGIPIAAFSNLYIEVPMVAVYVIMAFLLVSLAVFLTAAFYALFKRYLTEVPES